A window of Castanea sativa cultivar Marrone di Chiusa Pesio chromosome 1, ASM4071231v1 contains these coding sequences:
- the LOC142639843 gene encoding uncharacterized protein LOC142639843 isoform X5 codes for MHKSFHGENRVPNLGQGRLLLDADGIKISHAGVEIKSIVEKGLWDDLFPLEGGGHVHMKLQFFLSEEERSRIRMMRESALKKKQDELLNSSIRTSQGATTACSSVAPSLGFSHEVSDSQRSLLQTEGVSVKEVASKVVSNPLSFCKGEKSGAGSLKGIHPDQKQLTPLNLYEEISSTISAPQGIDVHLSHKELVEKNESKSLPAEFPTEAISSDETSLLLRGSGLDVAASNNSIPHNLGEDSGHNTQKQSQLGKSPSNVKNMISAFESGLAQAMRSPIKSPPTRSQSSKSRIRLKSQHLNEGTTTKNEQSTSGRVINIFLAEELQHTPTDIRKRGEQTNLLDASNRSKLSQDTGQLEELNTKKFQILGTNSILKNKFNAVHKEVARVEEKSHEDLMRISTSETATVSGRILDENSGGHPHNLLTGMQDSCGNPVIEESRGEIQFKKFQEVNIQAASNHKLESLHYCEDNHYLLESSGAWIFPDEARRLCVTTGGKKVMDLMGGCSTKPKVHQGNVNLSMRDNIEKHSVDAGTVIKANKDEKACHKKGKSKPENSEDIETSGGPVGQAIKVAIMLGFGILVLLTRKRNYSPHRLHG; via the exons ATGCATAAAAG TTTCCATGGGGAAAATCGAGTACCAAACTTGGGACAAGGGAGACTTCTCCTT GATGCTGATGGGATCAAAATATCTCATGCAG GGGTTGAGATCAAGTCTATTGTGGAGAAAGGTCTTTGGGATGACCTTTTTCCCCTGGAAGGAGGCGGTCACGTACATATGAAGTTGCAATTTTTCCTCAGTGAAGAAGAACGTAGCCGAATTCGTATGATG AGAGAATCtgcattgaaaaagaaacaagatgaGCTTCTCAATAGCAGTATTAGAACTTCACAGGGTGCTACTACTGCTTGTAGTAGTGTTGCACCATCTTTGGGCTTCAGCCATGAGGTCTCAG ATTCTCAAAGAAGCCTTCTTCAAACTGAAGGAGTAAGTGTCAAAGAGGTAGCCTCCAAAGTGGTGTCAAATCCTCTTTCTTTCTGCAAGGGTGAGAAATCTGGTGCTGGGAGCTTAAAAGGAATTCATCCTGATCAAAAGCAATTAACCCCATTAA ATCTATATGAAGAGATTTCATCAACCATTTCTGCGCCACAAGGAATTGATGTCCATCTAAGTCACAAGGAACTAGTTGAGAAGAATGAGAGCAAGTCATTGCCTGCTGAATTTCCTACAGAAGCAATTTCTTCCGATGAAACTTCCTTATTATTGAGAGGTTCTGGATTAGATGTCGCTGCCTCAAACAATTCAATACCTCACAATCTGGGGGAAGATAGTGGTCATAACACTCAGAAGCAGAGTCAGCTAGGGAAATCTCCTAGCAATGTGAAGAATATGATAAGTGCATTTGAAAGTGGTCTAGCTCAG GCTATGAGGTCTCCCATCAAATCACCACCAACAAGATCTCAATCAAGTAAGTCTAGAATAAGATTGAAAAGTCAGCACTTAAATGAAGGCACTACTACTAAGAATGAACAGTCAACATCAGGAAGagtcattaatatttttcttgcagAAGAGTTGCAACATACCCCAACAGATATCAGAAAAAGAGGAGAGCAAACTAATTTACTTGATGCTTCAAATAGGAGTAAATTATCTCAGGACACGGGACAGTTAGAGGAGTTGAACACAAAGAAATTTCAGATATTAGGAACAAATTCGATTCTTAAGAATAAATTCAATGCAGTGCATAAAGAAGTAGCTAGAGTGGAAGAGAAATCTCATGAAGATTTGATGAGAATATCCACATCTGAAACGGCTACAGTATCAGGGAGGATCCTTGATGAGAATTCAGGTGGACACCCTCATAATTTGCTCACTGGCATGCAAGATTCTTGTGGCAATCCAGTTatagaggagagtagaggggaaattcaatttaaaaaatttcaagaagtcAATATTCAAGCAGCTTCAAACCATAAGTTGGAATCATTACATTATTGTGAAGATAATCATTACTTACTTGAAAGCTCTGGTGCCTGGATATTTCCAGATGAAGCAAGACGGTTGTGTGTGACAACTGGTGGTAAAAAAGTCATGGATCTAATGGGAGGTTGCAGTACTAAGCCAAAGGTCCATCAAGGAAATGTGAATCTTTCTATGCGAGATAATATTGAGAAG CATAGTGTGGATGCTGGCACTGTTATTAAGGCTAATAAAGATGAGAAGGCTTGccacaaaaaaggaaaatctaaACCTGAGAATTCAGAGGATATCGAAACTTCTGGAGGACCAGTGGGACAG GCAATAAAAGTTGCAATCATGCTAGGATTTGGAATACTTGTTCTCCTtactagaaaaagaaattacag TCCTCACAGATTGCATGGATAA
- the LOC142639843 gene encoding uncharacterized protein LOC142639843 isoform X7, producing the protein MCFGAGVEIKSIVEKGLWDDLFPLEGGGHVHMKLQFFLSEEERSRIRMMRESALKKKQDELLNSSIRTSQGATTACSSVAPSLGFSHEVSDSQRSLLQTEGVSVKEVASKVVSNPLSFCKGEKSGAGSLKGIHPDQKQLTPLNLYEEISSTISAPQGIDVHLSHKELVEKNESKSLPAEFPTEAISSDETSLLLRGSGLDVAASNNSIPHNLGEDSGHNTQKQSQLGKSPSNVKNMISAFESGLAQAMRSPIKSPPTRSQSSKSRIRLKSQHLNEGTTTKNEQSTSGRVINIFLAEELQHTPTDIRKRGEQTNLLDASNRSKLSQDTGQLEELNTKKFQILGTNSILKNKFNAVHKEVARVEEKSHEDLMRISTSETATVSGRILDENSGGHPHNLLTGMQDSCGNPVIEESRGEIQFKKFQEVNIQAASNHKLESLHYCEDNHYLLESSGAWIFPDEARRLCVTTGGKKVMDLMGGCSTKPKVHQGNVNLSMRDNIEKHSVDAGTVIKANKDEKACHKKGKSKPENSEDIETSGGPVGQAIKVAIMLGFGILVLLTRKRNYSPHRLHG; encoded by the exons ATGTGTTTTGGGGCAGGGGTTGAGATCAAGTCTATTGTGGAGAAAGGTCTTTGGGATGACCTTTTTCCCCTGGAAGGAGGCGGTCACGTACATATGAAGTTGCAATTTTTCCTCAGTGAAGAAGAACGTAGCCGAATTCGTATGATG AGAGAATCtgcattgaaaaagaaacaagatgaGCTTCTCAATAGCAGTATTAGAACTTCACAGGGTGCTACTACTGCTTGTAGTAGTGTTGCACCATCTTTGGGCTTCAGCCATGAGGTCTCAG ATTCTCAAAGAAGCCTTCTTCAAACTGAAGGAGTAAGTGTCAAAGAGGTAGCCTCCAAAGTGGTGTCAAATCCTCTTTCTTTCTGCAAGGGTGAGAAATCTGGTGCTGGGAGCTTAAAAGGAATTCATCCTGATCAAAAGCAATTAACCCCATTAA ATCTATATGAAGAGATTTCATCAACCATTTCTGCGCCACAAGGAATTGATGTCCATCTAAGTCACAAGGAACTAGTTGAGAAGAATGAGAGCAAGTCATTGCCTGCTGAATTTCCTACAGAAGCAATTTCTTCCGATGAAACTTCCTTATTATTGAGAGGTTCTGGATTAGATGTCGCTGCCTCAAACAATTCAATACCTCACAATCTGGGGGAAGATAGTGGTCATAACACTCAGAAGCAGAGTCAGCTAGGGAAATCTCCTAGCAATGTGAAGAATATGATAAGTGCATTTGAAAGTGGTCTAGCTCAG GCTATGAGGTCTCCCATCAAATCACCACCAACAAGATCTCAATCAAGTAAGTCTAGAATAAGATTGAAAAGTCAGCACTTAAATGAAGGCACTACTACTAAGAATGAACAGTCAACATCAGGAAGagtcattaatatttttcttgcagAAGAGTTGCAACATACCCCAACAGATATCAGAAAAAGAGGAGAGCAAACTAATTTACTTGATGCTTCAAATAGGAGTAAATTATCTCAGGACACGGGACAGTTAGAGGAGTTGAACACAAAGAAATTTCAGATATTAGGAACAAATTCGATTCTTAAGAATAAATTCAATGCAGTGCATAAAGAAGTAGCTAGAGTGGAAGAGAAATCTCATGAAGATTTGATGAGAATATCCACATCTGAAACGGCTACAGTATCAGGGAGGATCCTTGATGAGAATTCAGGTGGACACCCTCATAATTTGCTCACTGGCATGCAAGATTCTTGTGGCAATCCAGTTatagaggagagtagaggggaaattcaatttaaaaaatttcaagaagtcAATATTCAAGCAGCTTCAAACCATAAGTTGGAATCATTACATTATTGTGAAGATAATCATTACTTACTTGAAAGCTCTGGTGCCTGGATATTTCCAGATGAAGCAAGACGGTTGTGTGTGACAACTGGTGGTAAAAAAGTCATGGATCTAATGGGAGGTTGCAGTACTAAGCCAAAGGTCCATCAAGGAAATGTGAATCTTTCTATGCGAGATAATATTGAGAAG CATAGTGTGGATGCTGGCACTGTTATTAAGGCTAATAAAGATGAGAAGGCTTGccacaaaaaaggaaaatctaaACCTGAGAATTCAGAGGATATCGAAACTTCTGGAGGACCAGTGGGACAG GCAATAAAAGTTGCAATCATGCTAGGATTTGGAATACTTGTTCTCCTtactagaaaaagaaattacag TCCTCACAGATTGCATGGATAA